One region of Oryza sativa Japonica Group chromosome 10, ASM3414082v1 genomic DNA includes:
- the LOC4348984 gene encoding alpha-galactosidase → MAAAAAVLLAVACAAAAMIAGGECGRVVHVGEEHRRSMLANGLATAPPMGWNSWNHFACDGNGEDVIRETADALVSTGLAAAGYKYVNIDDCWAEPQRDSKGNLVANKKTFPHGIKALADYVHSKGLKLGIYSDAGFKTCAKVQPGSLGHEEQDAKTFASWGVDYLKYDNCNNGDLKPLERYPEMSKALMMAGRPIYFSLCEWGDMHPAKWGAAYGNSWRTTNDIADTWESMVSRADENEVWADYARPGGWNDPDMLEVGNGGMTNDEYIVHFSLWAISKAPLIIGCDVRHMSQETYDILANKEVIAVNQDALGIQGKKVRMEGSSEVWAAPLSGYRTAVLLLNRHAAEAAAITAHWDDVGLPAGTAVEARDLWRHATVAGAGGELTEKITLDVAPHSCRMLLLKPLISSRAN, encoded by the exons atggcggcggcggcggcggtgctgcttGCGGTGgcgtgcgccgcggcggcgatgatcgccggcggcgagtgcGGGAGGGTGGTGCACGTGGGGGAGGAGCACCGGAGGAGCATGCTCGCCAATGGCCTCGCCACGGCTCCTCCCATGGG CTGGAACAGCTGGAATCACTTCGCCTGCGACGGCAACGGAGAAGACGTCATCAGGGAGACTg CTGATGCACTTGTGTCAACCGGGCTTGCAGCTGCTGGCTACAAATACGTCAACATCG ATGATTGCTGGGCAGAGCCACAACGTGATTCGAAG GGTAATCTTGTGGCCAACAAAAAGACATTCCCCCACGGGATCAAGGCGCTCGCCGATTATGTTCACAGCAAGGGGCTCAAGCTAGGCATTTACTCCGATGCAGG ATTCAAGACGTGTGCGAAGGTTCAGCCGGGGTCTCTCGGCCACGAGGAGCAGGACGCCAAGACATTCGCATCGTGG GGAGTGGACTACCTCAAGTATGATAACTGCAACAATGGCGACCTGAAGCCACTGGAGAG GTACCCGGAGATGAGCAAGGCTCTGatgatggccggccggccgatcTACTTCTCGCTGTGCGAATG GGGCGACATGCACCCGGCGAAGTGGGGCGCGGCGTACGGCAACAGCTGGAGAACCACCAACGACATCGCGGACACCTGGGAGAG CATGGTGTCGAGGGCGGATGAGAACGAGGTGTGGGCGGACTACGCGCGACCTGGCGGCTGGAACG ACCCGGACATGCTGGAGGTTGGCAATGGCGGGATGACCAACGACGAGTACATCGTCCATTTCAGCCTCTGGGCCATCTCCAAG GCTCCTCTGATCATCGGGTGCGACGTGAGGCACATGTCGCAGGAGACGTACGACATCCTGGCCAACAAGGAGGTCATCGCCGTCAACCAAG ATGCTCTGGGCATCCAGGGGAAGAAGGTGAGGATGGAGGGCAGCAGCGAGGTGTGGGCGGCGCCGCTGTCGGGTTACAGGACGGCGGTGCTGCTGCTGAACCGgcacgcggcggaggcggcggcgatcacCGCGCACTGGGACGACGTCGGCCTCCCCGCCGGCACCGCCGTCGAGGCCAGGGACCTGTGGCGGCACGCGAcggtggccggcgccggcggcgagttgACGGAGAAGATCACCCTCGACGTGGCGCCGCACTCGTGCAGGATGCTCCTGCTCAAGCCCCTCATCTCGTCCCGGGCCAACTGa
- the LOC136353635 gene encoding protein Rf1, mitochondrial-like has product MARRAASRALRSEGSIQGRGGRAGGGGGGAEDARHVFDELLRRGRGASIYGLNRSLADVARGSPAAAVSRYNRMARAGADEVTPDLCTYGILIGCCCRAGRLDLGFAALGNVIKKGFRVEAITFTPLLKGLCADKRTSDAMDIVLRRMTELGCIPPEMKQQLTFLHKHFCQLL; this is encoded by the coding sequence atggcgcgccgcgccgcttccCGCGCCCTTCGCTCGGAGGGCTCGATCCAAGGGCGAGGGGGCCGCGcggggggcggtggcggtggcgccgagGACGCACGCCACGTGTTCGACGAATTGCTCCGGCGTGGAAGGGGCGCCTCGATCTACGGCTTGAACCGCTCCCTCGCCGACGTCGCGCGTGGCAGCCCCGCGGCCGCCGTGTCCCGCTACAACCGCATGGCCCgagccggcgccgacgaggtaaCTCCCGACTTGTGCACCTACGGCATTCTCATCGGTTGCTGCTGCCGCGCGGGCCGCTTGGACCTCGGTTTCGCGGCCTTGGGCAATGTCATTAAGAAGGGATTTAGAGTGGAAGCCATCACCTTCACACCTCTGCTCAAGGGCCTCTGTGCCGACAAGAGGACGAGCGACGCAATGGACATAGTGCTCCGCAGAATGACCGAGCTCGGCTGCATACCTCCTGAGATGAAACAACAATTAACCTTTCTTCATAAGCATTTTTGCCAACTTCTTTAA